The genomic window tgcactctttttctctgtccccttctccatcctctgtctctttctatctatctctccctccctctctctctctctccctctctcactctctctctctgggaggcaGCATGACATGGCTTTAGCTTGTTGTTAGAGCTGAAACACAGAGGGTGGGTTCATCTAGGAAGAAGCAATGCCTCCACCTAGTGGTGATGTAGGCTTATAGCAGGGAGTTAGATGGACATGCATAGCAGGTGTACATCAGACgccttcctcctctctgtccaggGTGTCTGGTGGGGAGCTGTTTGACAGGATAGTGGAGAAGGGCTTTTACACAGAGAAAGATGCCAGCAAGCTCATCCAGCAGATCCTGGACGCTGTCAAATACCTCCATGACATGGGCATCGTACACCGCGACCTGAAGGTGAGCCTGGGTCAGGGGTCAAGGGTCAAGGGTCAGGTGGCGTGTATGACAGTGAAAGAGGAGATTTCAGTGTTTAACACTGGAGTCATTTACCGTCTTCTTTCTGTCCAATGACTGAATAGTCACAAGACTACTATTTTGCGATTAGTGTATTACAAATTACTAGAGGTTTAAGGGTGACCTTATCGTATGGAACATGTTTGTTGCCTAGGCACATGATGCCTTTGTCCCAATCATTCTACAGTGCCTTTAAATGAAATGAATTATCTTTACTCCTCTAATGAGCTAATTTGTTTACAGGCAGTtcagcagcgtgtgtgtgtctgtttataaAATGTTAGTGAACAATAAAGTTGATTGAATTCTCTGTCTTCTTTTCCAGCCGGAGAACCTTCTGTACTACAGTATGGAGGAGGACTCTAAGATCATGATCAGTGACTTTGGCCTGTCAAAGATCGAGGGATCTGGAAGTGTCATGTCCACAGCCTGCGGAACACCAGGATACGTGGGTAAGGAGGACTGGTACTGATCAGTAcatgcctttgtgtgtgtctgtctatgtttCAAGAGCATGATTTCTATGATTTAGGGCTCTTTTCTATCCGTATTGCGGAAATCCAGCATTTTAGCGTGGTTTAAATTGAAAGGCATTCTTCCcgcgttagcggagactgcacTCACTGTAAACGGTTCAataggaaattacctttacatttataGCGCTACAATCGCATCAGCAATACAGAGTGAAAAGAGCCCTCTGTTTTGAGAGCAAGCGCCCACCCAGTGATCATGTCAGGCTAAATGTGTAATGATGCTGATGAAAACACTGCTCTCTTATCGTTGGCAGCCCCTGAAGTGTTGGCCCAGAAACCCTACAGCAAGGCGGTGGACTGTTGGTCAATCGGTGTCATCGCCTACATCCTGTGAGTCATGGGGTTGGACTGGCTCTTTCACTTTAGTCTTTCTCCTACCAGTCTTACTGTGTTACACTAGTTTCCACTTCATTGTTTTCAACAATCAACTCATTCCCTAACTCTCACATGATGCCTTTGTGCTCTTATTCTGACGCAGTTTGTGTGGATACCCTCCGTTCTATGACGAGAACGACGCCAAGCTTTTTGAGCAGATTCTGAAGGCTGAATATGAGTTTGACTCTCCTTACTGGGACGATATCTCTGACTCAGGTCCAGTAGACCTATGTTGTCATTATTAGTTCTGTTTGTCAGCAGTTTCATATTATTGGAAATGACTTATCTTGGTCTGGGGTTTGTTATGGTTTGAGTGTTCCTGCCaagctgtcagtgtgtgtgtatgagattAACCATAATACACTCACTGGCCATAGAACAATCACTGAGGCCCTGTGAGATCACCATTACATAGACCTCTGGGGGTCATGGTAGAGTACATAGTCCTGTGGGGAGTTTCTGAAGTCAGGCCAAAGGCACATGGCCAGTTTATGTATTTTACTGTCAAGTCAGTCTGGACAGTGTTTCTGCTGTAGTGAAGCTCCTTTTACTGTAGTAGCCTAGGAGTCTATTTCTGCTTCAGCTACCTTTTTATTCTGTTTAAGAAGCATCATTAGGTATATTTAATgtatgttttaaaaaatacatttcctTTGAGTTAAATATATGACTTTTCATTCTGTGTTTTCAGCCAAAGACTTCATAGTCCACTTGATGGAGAAGGACCCCAGGATACGCTACACATGTGACCAGGCTCTGCAGCACCCCTGGTAGTGCACACCATCTTCTccttcacaatacacacacacacacacaaaacgcgACTTTATCATGTCGAGAATAACCGACTAAATGTGTACTTTTTCCAAGTGTTCACCTGTTCTTGTGACAACCAGCAGAAGCTGTCCTCTcatgtctttctctgtccctcaggATCGCTGGTGACACCGCTCTAGATAAGAACATCCATGAGTCTGTCAGTGCTCAGATCAGGAAGAACTTTGCCAAGAGCAAGTGGAGGGTGAGTTACTTTTTTTGTGCATCTGGTCCTCGTCAAAATGCAAATACATTTTTGCTGGTGTGCTGTGTTTAGTATATTAGTAGAATACTAAAGATCCTGCAGTATTCAGCTGACTATTATTAAGTCAGTACAGTTGTTATGGCATTTATCATGTATCACTTTTAAAAATTCTGATCTTAATTAATATGTTCTGCCCTGCAGCAAGCGTTTAATGCCACGGCGGTGGTGCGTCACATGAGGCGTCTGCAGCTGGGCACCAGTCAGGA from Salmo trutta chromosome 16, fSalTru1.1, whole genome shotgun sequence includes these protein-coding regions:
- the camk1b gene encoding calcium/calmodulin-dependent protein kinase type 1 isoform X1, whose product is MGNHIVSNHQKRKMPLGDDGHSWKKKTSDVKENFDFKEILGTGAFSEVVLAEEKRTQKLVAIKCIPKKALEGKENSIENEIAVLHKLKHANIVSLEDIFESKSHLYLVMQLVSGGELFDRIVEKGFYTEKDASKLIQQILDAVKYLHDMGIVHRDLKPENLLYYSMEEDSKIMISDFGLSKIEGSGSVMSTACGTPGYVAPEVLAQKPYSKAVDCWSIGVIAYILLCGYPPFYDENDAKLFEQILKAEYEFDSPYWDDISDSAKDFIVHLMEKDPRIRYTCDQALQHPWIAGDTALDKNIHESVSAQIRKNFAKSKWRQAFNATAVVRHMRRLQLGTSQEAASQTTLPSPLRAHLLLSEGTETEDTTESPCEGGCSQSADGGAERDHLSNCTYRCHPTSRV
- the camk1b gene encoding calcium/calmodulin-dependent protein kinase type 1 isoform X2 translates to MPLGDDGHSWKKKTSDVKENFDFKEILGTGAFSEVVLAEEKRTQKLVAIKCIPKKALEGKENSIENEIAVLHKLKHANIVSLEDIFESKSHLYLVMQLVSGGELFDRIVEKGFYTEKDASKLIQQILDAVKYLHDMGIVHRDLKPENLLYYSMEEDSKIMISDFGLSKIEGSGSVMSTACGTPGYVAPEVLAQKPYSKAVDCWSIGVIAYILLCGYPPFYDENDAKLFEQILKAEYEFDSPYWDDISDSAKDFIVHLMEKDPRIRYTCDQALQHPWIAGDTALDKNIHESVSAQIRKNFAKSKWRQAFNATAVVRHMRRLQLGTSQEAASQTTLPSPLRAHLLLSEGTETEDTTESPCEGGCSQSADGGAERDHLSNCTYRCHPTSRV
- the camk1b gene encoding calcium/calmodulin-dependent protein kinase type 1 isoform X3, with amino-acid sequence MSYIVLISSSLEHTMRGAFSEVVLAEEKRTQKLVAIKCIPKKALEGKENSIENEIAVLHKLKHANIVSLEDIFESKSHLYLVMQLVSGGELFDRIVEKGFYTEKDASKLIQQILDAVKYLHDMGIVHRDLKPENLLYYSMEEDSKIMISDFGLSKIEGSGSVMSTACGTPGYVAPEVLAQKPYSKAVDCWSIGVIAYILLCGYPPFYDENDAKLFEQILKAEYEFDSPYWDDISDSAKDFIVHLMEKDPRIRYTCDQALQHPWIAGDTALDKNIHESVSAQIRKNFAKSKWRQAFNATAVVRHMRRLQLGTSQEAASQTTLPSPLRAHLLLSEGTETEDTTESPCEGGCSQSADGGAERDHLSNCTYRCHPTSRV